The Streptococcus toyakuensis genome has a window encoding:
- a CDS encoding ABC transporter permease, whose protein sequence is MRNLKSILRRHISLLGFLGVLSIWQLAGLLKLLPKFILPTPLEILQAFVRDREFLWHHSWATLRVALLGLILGVLIACLMAVLMDSLTWLNDLIYPMMVVVQTIPTIAIAPILVLWLGYGILPKIVLIILTTTFPIIVSILDGFRHCDKDMLTLFSLMRAKPWQILWHFKIPVSLPYFYAGLRVSVSYAFITTVVSEWLGGFEGLGVYMIQSKKLFQYDTMFAIIILVSIISLLGMKLVDISEKYVIKWKRS, encoded by the coding sequence ATGAGAAACTTGAAAAGTATACTGAGACGACACATTAGTCTGTTGGGCTTTCTAGGGGTCTTGTCAATCTGGCAGCTAGCAGGGTTGCTTAAACTTCTTCCTAAGTTTATCCTGCCGACCCCTCTTGAAATTCTCCAGGCCTTTGTTCGTGACAGAGAATTTCTCTGGCACCATAGCTGGGCCACCTTGAGAGTGGCTTTGCTAGGTCTAATTTTGGGAGTCTTGATTGCCTGTCTCATGGCTGTGCTCATGGATAGTTTGACTTGGCTCAATGACCTGATTTACCCTATGATGGTGGTTGTTCAGACCATTCCGACTATTGCCATAGCTCCTATCTTGGTCTTGTGGCTAGGTTATGGGATTTTGCCCAAGATTGTCTTGATTATCTTGACGACAACTTTTCCTATTATCGTCAGCATTTTGGACGGTTTTAGGCATTGTGACAAGGATATGCTGACCTTGTTTAGTCTGATGCGGGCCAAGCCTTGGCAAATTCTGTGGCATTTTAAAATCCCAGTCAGCCTGCCTTACTTTTATGCAGGTCTGAGGGTCAGTGTCTCCTACGCCTTTATCACAACAGTAGTATCTGAGTGGTTGGGAGGCTTTGAAGGACTAGGTGTTTACATGATTCAGTCCAAGAAACTGTTTCAGTATGATACCATGTTTGCTATTATTATTCTGGTATCGATTATCAGCCTTCTCGGTATGAAGTTGGTCGATATTAGTGAAAAATATGTTATTAAATGGAAACGTTCGTAG
- a CDS encoding thiamine-binding protein — translation MKASIALQVLPLSQGIDRIAVIDQVIAYLQAQEVTMVVTPFETVLEGEFDELMRILKEVLEVAGQEADNVFANVKINVGEILSIDEKLEKYTETTH, via the coding sequence ATGAAAGCAAGCATTGCCTTGCAAGTTTTACCCCTATCACAGGGGATTGATCGGATAGCTGTTATCGATCAGGTCATTGCTTATCTGCAAGCTCAAGAAGTGACCATGGTGGTGACACCATTTGAAACGGTCTTGGAAGGGGAGTTTGATGAGCTCATGCGCATTCTCAAAGAAGTGCTAGAAGTGGCAGGGCAGGAGGCAGATAATGTTTTTGCCAATGTCAAAATAAATGTAGGAGAGATTTTAAGTATTGATGAGAAACTTGAAAAGTATACTGAGACGACACATTAG
- the cbpD gene encoding choline binding-anchored murein hydrolase CbpD, producing MKISPFKVAETRLSIRKSVKKVVPFLVVGLMLAAGNSVYAYSGGNGSIARGDDYPAHYKNGSQEIDKWRMYSRQCTSFAAFRLSNVNGFEIPAAYGNANEWGYRARREGYRVDNRPAIGSIAWSTAGTYGHVAWVSNVIGDEIEIEEYNYGIRESYNKRVVKANTMTGFIHFKDLAGGSVGNSQSSVSIGGTHYFKTKAAIKNQPLASATAIDYYYPGENVHYDQILEKDGYKWLSYTAYNGSRRYIQLEGVTSSQNYQNQSGNSSNYGSNNSSTVGWKKINGSWYHFKSNGSKSTGWLKDGSSWYYLKSSGEMQTGWLKENGLWYYLDSSGAMKTGWYQVSGKWYYSYSSGALAVNTTVDGYRVNSDGERV from the coding sequence ATGAAAATTTCACCATTTAAAGTAGCAGAGACAAGGCTTTCTATTAGAAAGTCAGTTAAAAAGGTTGTTCCTTTTTTAGTAGTAGGGCTGATGTTAGCAGCGGGTAATAGTGTATATGCCTATTCCGGAGGAAATGGATCGATTGCGCGTGGGGATGATTATCCTGCTCATTATAAAAATGGGAGTCAGGAGATTGATAAGTGGCGCATGTATTCTCGTCAATGTACTTCTTTTGCAGCTTTTCGTTTGAGTAATGTCAATGGTTTTGAGATTCCGGCTGCTTATGGGAATGCGAATGAATGGGGCTATCGTGCTCGTCGTGAAGGCTATCGTGTCGATAATAGACCAGCGATTGGCTCCATTGCTTGGTCTACTGCAGGAACTTATGGTCATGTTGCTTGGGTGTCAAATGTAATAGGAGATGAGATTGAGATTGAAGAATACAACTATGGAATAAGGGAATCTTACAATAAGCGCGTCGTGAAGGCGAATACTATGACTGGTTTTATTCATTTTAAAGATTTAGCTGGTGGCAGTGTTGGGAATAGTCAATCCTCAGTTTCAATAGGAGGAACACATTATTTTAAGACTAAGGCTGCTATCAAAAATCAGCCTCTAGCTAGCGCAACTGCGATTGATTACTATTATCCTGGGGAGAATGTTCATTATGATCAAATTCTCGAAAAAGATGGGTACAAGTGGTTGAGTTATACGGCTTATAACGGAAGTCGTCGCTATATCCAGCTAGAGGGAGTAACCTCTTCACAGAATTATCAGAATCAATCAGGAAATAGCTCTAACTATGGATCCAATAACAGTTCAACTGTCGGTTGGAAGAAAATAAATGGTAGTTGGTATCATTTTAAATCAAATGGGTCTAAATCAACGGGTTGGCTGAAAGACGGATCTAGTTGGTATTATTTGAAATCATCTGGTGAAATGCAGACAGGCTGGTTAAAGGAAAATGGTTTGTGGTATTATTTGGATAGTTCAGGGGCAATGAAAACAGGTTGGTATCAAGTCTCAGGTAAGTGGTATTATTCTTACTCTTCAGGCGCCTTAGCTGTGAATACGACGGTGGATGGCTACAGAGTAAACAGTGATGGAGAACGAGTATAG
- a CDS encoding Veg family protein: MSDAFTDVAKMKKIKEEIKAHEGQVVEMTLENGRKRQKNRLGKLIEVYPSLFIVEFGNVEGDKQANVYVESFTYSDILTEKNLIHYLD; encoded by the coding sequence ATGTCAGATGCATTTACAGATGTAGCCAAGATGAAAAAAATAAAAGAAGAAATCAAGGCACATGAGGGACAAGTCGTAGAAATGACCTTGGAGAATGGTCGTAAGCGCCAAAAAAATAGATTGGGGAAGCTAATTGAGGTTTATCCATCCCTATTTATCGTTGAATTTGGAAACGTTGAAGGAGATAAACAAGCTAATGTTTATGTTGAATCCTTTACTTACTCAGATATCCTTACAGAAAAGAATTTGATTCATTATCTTGACTAA
- the dnaB gene encoding replicative DNA helicase has protein sequence MAEVEELRVQPQDILAEQSVLGAIFIDESKLVFVREYIESRDFFKYAHRLIFQAMVDLSDRGDAIDATTVRTILDNQGDLQNIGGLSYLVEIVNSVPTSANAEYYAKIVAEKAMLRRLISKLTESVNQAYEASQPADEIIAQAEKGLIDVSENANRSGFKNIRDVLNINFGNLETRSQQTTDITGIATGYRDLDHMTTGLHEEELIILAARPAVGKTAFALNIAQNIGTKLDKTVAIFSLEMGAESLVDRMLAAEGLVESHSIRTGQLTDEEWQKYTIAQGNLANASIYIDDTPGIRITEIRSRSRKLAQETGNLGLILIDYLQLITGTGRENRQQEVSEISRQLKILAKELKVPVIALSQLSRGVEQRQDKRPVLSDIRESGSIEQDADIVAFLYRDDYYERGGEEEEGIPNNKVEVIIEKNRSGARGTVELIFQKEYNKFSSISKREA, from the coding sequence ATGGCAGAAGTAGAAGAGTTACGAGTACAACCTCAAGATATCTTAGCTGAGCAATCCGTTTTAGGGGCTATCTTTATTGACGAGAGTAAGCTTGTTTTTGTGCGAGAATATATTGAGTCTCGGGACTTTTTTAAGTATGCCCATCGTTTGATTTTCCAAGCTATGGTCGATTTATCCGATCGTGGCGATGCTATAGATGCAACAACGGTTCGTACCATTCTTGATAATCAAGGTGATTTACAGAATATTGGTGGCTTGTCTTACCTGGTTGAGATTGTCAATTCTGTGCCAACTTCTGCTAATGCGGAGTATTATGCTAAGATTGTTGCAGAGAAGGCCATGCTACGTCGATTAATCTCCAAGTTGACAGAGTCTGTCAATCAAGCTTACGAGGCTTCGCAACCAGCTGATGAAATCATTGCTCAGGCAGAAAAAGGCCTGATTGATGTCAGCGAAAATGCTAATCGAAGTGGATTTAAGAACATTCGAGATGTGTTGAATATCAACTTTGGAAATCTGGAAACTCGCTCGCAACAAACGACCGATATTACAGGTATTGCGACAGGCTATCGTGACTTGGATCATATGACGACTGGACTTCATGAGGAGGAGTTGATTATCCTAGCAGCACGTCCAGCGGTTGGTAAGACAGCCTTTGCATTGAATATTGCTCAGAATATTGGGACTAAGTTGGACAAAACGGTTGCTATTTTTTCACTCGAAATGGGTGCGGAAAGTCTAGTGGACCGTATGTTGGCGGCAGAAGGCTTGGTGGAGTCACATTCTATTCGTACAGGTCAATTGACTGATGAGGAGTGGCAAAAATATACCATTGCTCAAGGGAATCTAGCTAATGCAAGTATCTATATCGATGATACGCCAGGAATTCGAATTACAGAGATTCGTTCTCGTTCTCGTAAACTGGCTCAAGAAACTGGAAATCTTGGATTGATTTTGATAGACTATTTGCAGCTTATCACGGGAACTGGTCGGGAAAATCGTCAACAAGAGGTTTCAGAAATTTCACGTCAGTTGAAAATTTTAGCTAAGGAACTGAAGGTTCCAGTAATCGCTCTAAGTCAGCTTTCTCGTGGTGTAGAACAACGCCAGGATAAGAGACCGGTCTTGTCTGATATTCGTGAATCTGGTTCTATTGAGCAGGACGCTGATATCGTAGCCTTTCTTTATCGCGACGACTACTATGAGCGTGGTGGTGAAGAAGAGGAAGGCATACCAAACAATAAGGTAGAAGTTATTATAGAGAAAAACCGTAGTGGAGCTCGTGGAACGGTGGAATTAATTTTCCAAAAAGAATACAATAAATTTTCAAGTATCTCAAAGAGGGAGGCATAA
- the rplI gene encoding 50S ribosomal protein L9, with the protein MKVIFLADVKGKGKKGEIKEVPTGYAQNFLIKKNLAKEATAQAVGELRGKQKSEEKAHAEMIAEAKAIKDQLEAEETVVEFVEKVGPDGRTFGSITNKKIAEELQKQFGIKIDKRHIQVQAPIRAVGLIDVPVKIYQDITGVINLRVKEG; encoded by the coding sequence ATGAAAGTAATCTTTTTAGCAGATGTCAAAGGAAAAGGTAAAAAAGGCGAAATTAAGGAAGTACCAACAGGGTATGCGCAAAACTTTCTTATCAAAAAGAATCTAGCAAAAGAAGCAACTGCTCAAGCTGTAGGTGAACTTCGTGGTAAACAAAAATCAGAAGAGAAAGCTCACGCTGAGATGATTGCAGAAGCAAAAGCAATTAAAGACCAACTAGAAGCAGAAGAAACGGTTGTAGAATTTGTTGAAAAAGTTGGTCCAGATGGTCGTACCTTTGGTTCCATTACCAATAAGAAAATTGCAGAAGAATTGCAAAAGCAATTTGGAATTAAGATTGATAAGCGTCATATTCAAGTACAAGCTCCGATTCGAGCAGTTGGTTTGATCGATGTACCAGTGAAAATCTATCAAGATATCACAGGTGTGATCAATCTTCGTGTGAAAGAAGGGTAA
- a CDS encoding DHH family phosphoesterase, protein MKKFYVSPIFPLILGIVAFGVLSVQLVFVTNTLVTLFLLLLILGSYILLFIHQRDYYSKSEVEQIQYVNHQAEDSLTTLLEQMPVGVIKLDLSSGEVEWFNPYAELILTNEVGEIDVTLIQTIIKASVGNPGSYATLGETRYSVHMDKVSGVLYFFDVSGEYEATVELVTSRPVIGIVSVDNYDDLEDETSESDISHINSFVANFVSEFAGKHAMFSRRVSMDRFYLFTDYTVLEGLMNDKFSVINAFREESKQRQLPLTLSMGFSYGDGNHDEIGKVALLNLNLAEVRGGDQVVVKENDETKNPVYFGGGSAASIKRTRTRTRAMMTAISDKIRSVDQVFVVGHKNLDMDALGSAVGMQLFASNVTENSYALYDENQMSPDIERAVSFLEKEGVTKLLSVKDAMGMVTNRSLLILVDHSKTALTLSKAFYDLFTQTIVIDHHRRDQDFPDNAVITYIESGASSASELVTELIQFQNSKKNRLSRMQASVLMAGMMLDTKNFTSRVTSRTFDVASYLRTRGSDSIAIQEIAATDFEEYREVNELILQGRKLGSDVLIAEAKDSKCYDTVVISKAADAMLAMSGIEASFVLAKNTQGFISISARSRSKLNVQRIMEELGGGGHFNLAAAQIKDSTLSEAGEKLTEIVLNEIKEKEKEE, encoded by the coding sequence ATGAAAAAATTTTATGTAAGTCCTATTTTCCCCTTAATATTAGGAATAGTGGCGTTCGGAGTGCTATCTGTGCAACTTGTTTTTGTAACGAATACACTGGTAACGCTATTTCTTTTGCTACTTATTTTGGGTTCATATATTTTACTATTCATCCATCAGAGAGACTACTACTCAAAGAGTGAAGTAGAACAAATCCAGTATGTAAACCACCAAGCTGAAGATAGTTTGACAACCTTGTTAGAACAGATGCCTGTCGGAGTTATTAAACTAGACTTATCGTCAGGTGAAGTTGAATGGTTCAATCCTTACGCTGAATTGATTTTAACTAATGAAGTGGGCGAGATTGATGTTACATTAATTCAAACAATTATAAAGGCGTCTGTGGGGAATCCAGGTTCTTATGCTACCTTGGGTGAGACTCGCTATTCGGTTCATATGGACAAGGTATCTGGAGTTCTTTACTTCTTTGATGTATCTGGAGAATACGAAGCGACTGTTGAGTTAGTTACGAGTAGACCTGTTATTGGGATTGTCTCCGTTGACAACTATGATGACTTAGAAGATGAAACATCGGAGTCTGATATCAGTCATATCAATAGTTTTGTAGCCAATTTTGTTTCAGAATTTGCTGGTAAACATGCCATGTTCTCCCGTCGAGTAAGTATGGATCGCTTTTATCTATTTACGGACTACACGGTACTTGAGGGATTGATGAATGATAAATTTTCTGTTATCAATGCTTTCAGAGAAGAGTCGAAACAGAGACAGTTGCCTTTGACCTTAAGTATGGGATTTTCTTATGGTGATGGAAATCATGATGAAATAGGGAAAGTTGCATTGCTCAACTTGAACTTGGCTGAAGTGCGTGGTGGCGACCAGGTGGTTGTCAAGGAGAATGACGAAACGAAAAATCCCGTTTATTTTGGTGGTGGATCTGCGGCGTCAATCAAGCGTACAAGGACACGTACGCGCGCTATGATGACAGCTATTTCAGATAAAATTAGAAGTGTAGATCAGGTTTTTGTAGTTGGTCACAAAAATCTTGATATGGATGCTTTGGGTTCTGCTGTAGGTATGCAGTTATTCGCTAGTAATGTAACAGAAAATAGTTATGCTCTTTATGATGAAAATCAGATGTCTCCGGATATTGAACGAGCTGTTTCATTCTTAGAAAAAGAAGGAGTTACGAAGTTGTTGTCTGTTAAGGATGCAATGGGGATGGTGACCAATCGTTCTTTGTTGATTCTTGTAGACCATTCAAAGACAGCCTTAACTTTATCAAAAGCTTTTTATGATTTATTTACCCAAACCATCGTCATCGACCACCACAGACGGGATCAGGATTTTCCAGATAATGCGGTTATTACTTATATCGAAAGTGGTGCAAGTAGTGCCAGTGAGTTGGTAACGGAATTGATTCAGTTCCAGAATTCTAAGAAAAATCGTTTGAGTCGTATGCAAGCAAGTGTCTTGATGGCTGGTATGATGTTGGATACTAAAAATTTCACCTCACGAGTGACTAGTCGGACATTTGATGTTGCTAGCTATCTCAGAACGAGAGGAAGTGATAGTATTGCTATCCAAGAAATTGCTGCGACAGATTTTGAAGAATATCGTGAGGTCAATGAACTGATTTTACAGGGGCGTAAATTAGGTTCAGATGTACTAATAGCAGAGGCTAAGGACTCGAAATGCTATGATACAGTTGTTATTAGTAAGGCAGCAGATGCCATGTTAGCTATGTCAGGTATTGAAGCGAGTTTTGTTCTTGCGAAGAATACACAAGGATTTATCTCTATCTCAGCTCGCAGTCGTAGTAAGCTGAATGTACAACGGATTATGGAAGAGCTGGGAGGTGGAGGCCACTTTAATTTGGCAGCAGCTCAAATTAAGGATTCAACCTTGTCAGAAGCAGGGGAAAAACTGACAGAAATTGTATTAAATGAAATAAAGGAAAAGGAGAAAGAAGAATGA
- the hpf gene encoding ribosome hibernation-promoting factor, HPF/YfiA family, with protein MIKYSIRGENLEVTEAIRDYVVSKLEKIEKYFQAEQELDARVNLKVYREKTAKVEVTIPLGSITLRAEDVSQDMYGSIDLVTDKIERQIRKNKTKIERKNKNKVATSQLFTDALVEDPNVVQSRVVRSKQIDLKPMDLEEAILQMDLLGHDFFIYVDVEDQTTNVIYRREDGEIGLLEVKES; from the coding sequence ATGATTAAATATAGTATCCGTGGTGAAAACCTAGAAGTAACAGAAGCAATTCGTGATTATGTAGTTTCTAAACTCGAAAAGATCGAAAAGTATTTTCAAGCTGAACAAGAGTTGGATGCTCGAGTTAACTTGAAGGTGTATCGTGAAAAAACTGCTAAAGTGGAGGTGACGATTCCGCTTGGCTCAATTACTCTTCGTGCAGAAGATGTGTCTCAAGATATGTATGGTTCAATTGACCTTGTAACCGATAAAATTGAACGTCAGATTCGTAAAAATAAAACAAAAATCGAGCGTAAAAATAAAAACAAGGTAGCAACTAGTCAATTATTTACAGATGCTTTGGTGGAAGATCCAAATGTTGTCCAGTCTAGAGTTGTTCGTTCAAAACAAATTGATTTAAAACCAATGGATTTGGAAGAAGCTATTCTACAGATGGATTTGTTGGGACATGATTTCTTTATCTATGTGGATGTTGAAGATCAGACAACCAATGTGATTTATCGTCGTGAGGATGGCGAGATTGGCTTGTTAGAAGTTAAAGAGTCTTAA
- a CDS encoding ComF family protein encodes MKCLLCGQTMKAVLTFRSLLLLKNDDSCLCSDCDSTFERIGEENCPNCMKTGLSTKCQDCQFWCKEEVEVSHRAIFTYNQAMKDFFSRYKFDGDFLLRKVFASVLSEELKKYKEYQFVVIPLSPERLLERGFNQVEGLVEAAGFSFQDLLEKREERASSSKNRSERLATELPFFIKRGVTIPKKVLLIDDIYTTGTTINRVKKLLEESGVEDVKTFSLVR; translated from the coding sequence ATGAAGTGCTTATTATGTGGGCAGACTATGAAGGCTGTTTTAACTTTTAGGAGTCTCTTACTTCTGAAGAATGATGACTCTTGTCTTTGTTCAGACTGTGACTCTACTTTTGAGAGGATTGGAGAAGAAAACTGCCCAAACTGTATGAAAACAGGTTTGTCAACAAAGTGTCAAGATTGTCAATTTTGGTGTAAAGAAGAAGTTGAAGTCAGTCATAGAGCGATTTTTACTTACAATCAAGCTATGAAGGATTTTTTCAGTCGGTATAAGTTTGATGGAGACTTCCTTTTAAGAAAAGTTTTTGCTTCAGTTTTAAGTGAGGAGTTAAAAAAGTACAAAGAGTATCAATTTGTTGTAATTCCCCTAAGTCCTGAAAGATTGCTCGAGAGGGGATTTAACCAGGTTGAAGGTTTAGTTGAAGCAGCAGGGTTCTCTTTTCAAGACTTACTAGAGAAGAGAGAAGAGCGGGCCAGTTCTTCCAAAAATCGTTCAGAACGCTTGGCAACAGAACTTCCTTTCTTTATTAAAAGGGGAGTCACTATTCCTAAAAAAGTCCTACTCATAGATGACATTTACACTACTGGAACAACTATAAATCGTGTGAAGAAACTGTTGGAAGAATCTGGTGTTGAGGATGTAAAAACATTTTCCCTTGTAAGATGA
- a CDS encoding DEAD/DEAH box helicase: MKVNPNYLGRLFTENELTKEERQLAEKLPAMRKEKGKLFCQRCDSAILDEWYLPIGAYYCRECLLMKRVRSDQVLYYFPQEDFAKQDILKWRGQLTPFQDKVSQGLLQAVDKQEPSLVHAVTGAGKTEMIYQVVAKVINAGGAVCLASPRIDVCLELYKRLQKDFACEIALLHGESEPYFRTPLVVATTHQLLKFYQAFDLLIVDEVDAFPYVDNPMLYHAVKNSVKENGLRIFLTATSTDELDRKVRIGELKRLSLPRRFHGNPLIIPKPVWLSDFNHCLEKSRLSPKLKSYIEKQRKTGYPLLIFASEIKKGEQLKEIIQEQFPNEKIGFVSSITENRLEQVQAFRDRELTILISTTILERGVTFPCVDVFVVEANHRLFTKSSLIQIGGRVGRSMDRPTGDLLFFHDGLNASIKKAIKEIQQMNKEAGL; this comes from the coding sequence ATGAAAGTAAATCCAAATTATCTCGGTCGGTTGTTTACGGAGAATGAATTAACTAAAGAGGAACGTCAGTTGGCGGAGAAACTTCCAGCAATGAGAAAGGAGAAAGGGAAACTTTTCTGTCAACGTTGTGATAGTGCTATTTTAGATGAATGGTATTTGCCCATCGGTGCTTACTATTGTAGGGAGTGTTTGCTAATGAAGCGAGTCAGGAGTGATCAAGTTTTATACTATTTTCCGCAGGAGGATTTTGCGAAGCAAGATATTCTTAAATGGCGTGGTCAATTAACTCCTTTTCAAGATAAGGTATCACAGGGACTGCTTCAAGCGGTAGACAAGCAAGAGCCAAGCTTGGTTCACGCTGTAACAGGAGCTGGAAAGACAGAAATGATTTATCAAGTAGTAGCTAAAGTGATCAATGCGGGTGGTGCAGTGTGTTTGGCCAGTCCTCGCATAGACGTTTGTTTGGAGCTGTATAAGCGCCTGCAAAAGGATTTTGCTTGTGAGATAGCCCTCCTACATGGAGAATCAGAGCCGTATTTTCGAACACCACTAGTTGTTGCGACGACCCATCAGTTATTGAAGTTTTATCAAGCTTTTGATTTACTGATAGTGGATGAAGTAGATGCCTTTCCTTATGTTGACAATCCTATGCTTTACCATGCTGTCAAGAATAGTGTAAAGGAGAATGGCTTGAGAATCTTTTTAACAGCAACTTCTACCGATGAGTTAGATAGGAAGGTTCGCATCGGAGAATTAAAACGATTGAGTTTGCCAAGACGATTTCATGGAAATCCTTTGATTATTCCTAAACCTGTCTGGTTATCCGATTTTAATCACTGTTTAGAGAAAAGTCGGTTGTCACCAAAGCTAAAGTCTTATATTGAGAAGCAGAGAAAGACAGGTTATCCGTTACTCATTTTTGCTTCAGAGATTAAGAAAGGGGAACAGTTAAAAGAAATCATACAGGAGCAATTTCCAAATGAGAAAATTGGCTTTGTATCTTCTATCACAGAAAATCGATTAGAGCAGGTACAAGCTTTTCGAGATAGAGAACTGACAATACTTATCAGTACGACGATATTGGAGCGTGGAGTTACCTTCCCTTGTGTTGACGTTTTCGTAGTAGAGGCCAATCATCGTCTGTTTACCAAGTCTAGTTTAATACAGATTGGAGGACGTGTCGGTCGGAGTATGGACAGACCGACAGGAGATTTGCTTTTCTTCCATGACGGGTTAAATGCTTCAATCAAAAAGGCAATTAAGGAAATTCAGCAGATGAATAAGGAGGCGGGGCTATGA
- a CDS encoding YigZ family protein, producing MEFRTIKENGQVQEEIKKSRFICHAKRVYSEEEARNFITAIKKEHYKATHNCSAFIIGERSEIKRTSDDGEPSGTAGVPMLGVLENHNLTNVCVVVTRYFGGIKLGAGGLIRAYAGSVALAVKEIGIIEIKEQAGIAIQMSYAQYQEYSNFLKEHNLMELETNFTDQVDTMIYVNKEEKETIKASLVEFFNGKVTLTDQGLREVEVPVNLV from the coding sequence ATGGAATTTAGAACAATTAAAGAGAACGGACAAGTCCAAGAAGAAATCAAAAAATCACGCTTTATCTGTCATGCCAAGCGTGTTTATAGCGAAGAAGAGGCTCGTAACTTCATTACTGCCATCAAGAAAGAGCACTACAAAGCTACTCATAACTGCTCTGCCTTCATTATTGGGGAACGTAGCGAAATCAAACGGACAAGTGATGATGGTGAGCCCAGTGGGACTGCTGGCGTTCCCATGCTTGGGGTTCTAGAAAATCACAATCTTACTAATGTCTGTGTGGTAGTGACACGCTACTTTGGTGGCATTAAACTAGGCGCTGGAGGATTGATTCGTGCTTACGCTGGCAGTGTTGCCTTAGCTGTCAAAGAAATTGGCATCATTGAAATAAAGGAACAGGCTGGCATTGCTATTCAAATGTCTTACGCTCAGTATCAAGAGTACAGTAACTTCCTTAAGGAACATAATCTTATGGAACTTGAGACAAACTTTACAGATCAAGTCGATACGATGATTTATGTTAATAAAGAAGAAAAAGAAACTATTAAAGCTTCACTTGTAGAGTTTTTTAATGGAAAAGTCACTTTAACTGATCAAGGTTTACGAGAAGTTGAAGTTCCTGTAAATTTAGTGTAA
- the cysK gene encoding cysteine synthase A gives MSIYNNITELIGQTPIVKLNNIVPEGAADVYVKLEAFNPGSSVKDRIALSMIEKAEQDGTLKPGSTIVEATSGNTGIGLSWVGAAKGYKVVIVMPETMSVERRKIIQAYGAELILTPGSEGMKGAIAKAQEIAAERDGFLPLQFDNPANPEVHERTTGAEILATFGKDGLDAFVTGVGTGGTISGVSHALKTANSSIQVYAVEADESAILSGEKPGPHKIQGISAGFIPDTLDTNAYDGIVRVTSDDALALGREIGGKEGFLVGISSAAAIYGAIEVAKKLGTGKKVLALAPDNGERYLSTALYEFEV, from the coding sequence ATGTCTATTTATAACAACATTACTGAATTAATCGGACAAACACCGATTGTTAAACTTAACAACATCGTGCCAGAAGGGGCTGCGGACGTCTATGTAAAGCTTGAAGCATTCAACCCTGGTTCTTCTGTAAAAGATCGTATTGCTCTTAGCATGATTGAAAAAGCTGAACAAGACGGTACTCTGAAACCAGGTTCTACAATTGTTGAAGCAACAAGTGGAAACACTGGTATTGGACTTTCATGGGTAGGTGCTGCTAAAGGGTATAAAGTTGTCATTGTTATGCCTGAAACTATGAGTGTAGAACGCCGTAAGATTATCCAAGCCTATGGCGCTGAACTCATCCTCACTCCTGGTAGCGAAGGAATGAAAGGTGCTATTGCTAAGGCTCAAGAAATCGCTGCTGAACGTGATGGTTTCCTTCCTCTTCAATTTGACAATCCAGCTAATCCAGAAGTACACGAAAGAACAACAGGAGCTGAGATATTAGCTACTTTCGGTAAAGATGGATTAGATGCCTTTGTTACTGGAGTTGGTACCGGTGGAACAATTTCTGGTGTTTCTCATGCCCTCAAAACAGCAAATTCAAGTATTCAAGTTTATGCAGTAGAGGCAGATGAATCTGCTATTCTATCTGGTGAAAAACCTGGCCCTCACAAAATTCAAGGTATCTCAGCTGGATTTATTCCTGATACACTTGATACAAATGCCTATGATGGTATTGTTCGTGTAACATCAGACGATGCACTAGCACTCGGCCGTGAGATTGGTGGAAAAGAAGGATTCCTTGTAGGGATTTCTTCAGCTGCAGCTATCTACGGAGCCATCGAGGTTGCCAAGAAATTAGGTACAGGTAAAAAAGTTCTTGCTCTAGCACCAGATAACGGTGAACGTTATCTCTCTACAGCACTTTATGAATTTGAAGTGTAG